CTACTGCTTGACCCTTATTTTTCGGCCACCAAACTAGCGTGGATCTTAGACAATGTAGAAGGTGCAAGAGCGCAAGCCGAAGCCGGTGAATTGCTTTTTGGTACAGTGGACACCTTCTTAATTTGGCGTTTGACCAACGGCGAATCACATAAGACCGATGCCACTAACGCTTCTCGTACCATGTTGTTCGACATTAATACTCAGTGTTGGGACGAACGATTACTCGATACCTTTAATATCCCTAAAGCCATGCTTCCTGAGGTCATGGACTGTGCTGATGAATTTGGTGTTGTAAGCAAAGATATTTTGGGCTGTGCTATCCCTATTCAAGGTGTAGCCGGCGATCAGCAGGCTACGCTTGTTGGCCAAGCCTGCTTCCAGAAAGGCATGGCAAAAAGTACTTATGGTACGGGTTGTTTCATGATTTTGAATACAGGCGACAAGCCTCTTCAATCTAAGAACCGCTTGTTAACTACCGTAGGTTATAGGTTAAACGGAAAAACCACTTACGCCCTTGAAGGTAGTATTTTCATGGCCGGCGCTACGGTGCAGTGGTTACGTGATGGCTTGAAACTGATTGACGATGCTTCCGAAACCGAAGCGTTGGCGCAAAGAGCGCGACAAGATAACGGTGTTTTTCTTGTGCCAGCCTTTACCGGACTAGGCGCTCCTTATTGGGATCCCGATGCGCGAGGTGCGATTTTGGGCCTAACTCGAGACACCGGCATAAGCGAAATTGTTGCCGCGGGCTTGCAATCAGTATGTTATCAAACCAAAGACTTACAGAAAGCCATGGAAAGTGATGGCGCACGGCCAACCACTATCCGCGTAGATGGCGGCATGTCTCGAAACGATTGGGTAATGGGTTTCTTGTCTGACATATTAGGCGCAGAAGTTGAACGCCCCGAAATTACTGAAACCACCGCACTTGGCGCCGCATTCCTTGCTGGCCTTCAAGCTGGTGTATTTACCTCTGTTGATTCCCTTACCGAGTGCTGGAAAAGTGACAGTATTTTCACTCCTCGGCTTTCAAAAGAAGAGCGTGACAAGGCCTATGACGGTTGGAAAAACGCCGTTGCCCGTATCCGCTGTAGTTAATTTTACCTCTCCATATATAGCGCGGTAATAAACCGCGCTTTTAATATAAAAAAATATTTTTATAACATTGTCATTACAATGTAAATTTGTGTTACTATCAAAAATTAAGGAAAACGTTTACCTTTTTCTTAATTTTTAAAAACCTTTAATTTCAACATCTTAATAATAATAATTCGAAATTTAGGTTATAAAATGTGTAAAAAGAATGTTAATAAGCTTGATCCGAACATACTTATTACGCTATTTGTACGCTAACTAAGTAGAAAATAGCCTACTCACGGAGAAAACACAGTGACACATAAAATTAACACATCATTATTAGGCCCAATGGCCAAGCGCTCACTATTAGGCGTTGCTATTGCGACAGCCTTACACACCCCGTTGGTATTCGCTCAAGAAGAAGCGACACCATCTGAAGACCAAGTTGATGTTATTGAAGTTAAAGGTTTTACCAGTTCACTTAAAGCATCAATGCTAGATAAGAAAGCATCTGATGTTGTTTACGACGGTATTACTGCTGAAGATATTGGTAAATTCCCAGATCAAAACGTTGCAGAGTCACTGCAGCGCATTACTGGTGTTGCTATTGATAGAAGTGGCGGTGAAGGACAATTCATTACAGTACGTGGTTCGGCCCAGAATTTAACACCGTATTGGTAAATGGTCGTCAAATCGCTACTGAGAACCAAGGTCGAGCGTTCAGCTTCGACACGCTTCCTGCAGAATTAATTAGTGGTGCAAAGGTATACAAGAGCCCGCTAGCATCAATGCAAGAAGGTGGTATTGGCTCGACTGTTGAAGTTACCACTGCACGCCCTTTCGCATTTGATGGCTTTAAAGCTGTAGCAAGTGTTAAAGGCATGTATGAAGACATTTCTGAAGAAACAACACCACAACTATCTGGCCTTGTTACCAATACCTTTATGGATGGCAAGCTGGGCGTTTTAGCTGCTGCTTCCTTCCAACAACGTAAACTTCAAACAAATATGTTGGAAACACGCTACTGGCGTCCAGGTGTTAGCATCACAGATCGTTCAGAACTGGATAACCCAGACTATGCCGATAGCTCGCAATACAATGGCGTTTACGTTCCACAGAACTTTGACCAAATTGTTGACTTGGTAGATCGTGAAAGAACATCTGGAAACTTGGTTGTTCAATACGCTCCTAACGATGATATGACTCTTACCTTAGACGGTCTTTACTCAAAGTTCGAAGTTGATTCAGACGCCCACAGTGTTGGTCATTGGTTCACCGATAGCAACTTAGACAATATGACCTTTAATGACAATGGCTCACTAACTAGCTTAGACAGTACATTAGTTGAAGGTGTTGGTGGTGCAACTGACTTTATCCGTCGTTGATACGGTCGTGACGTTGAAATTCAAGCATTTGGTGCGAACTTCGAGTGGTTAGTAAATGACAATTTAACTGCCGTTATCGATTTATCAACATCAACGGCTGAAGACAACAGTGGTGGCGATAACTTCTTTACCGTTGTAGGTTACAACAATGCCTACAGCGTAGATTATTCAGGGACTACTACACCAACACTAACTGTTGATGGTGGTGATGCAGCCTTACAAACACCATCGTTAGGCCGCATGCATTACAACGAACGTAACGGCTTCGATACTGAAGACACTATTTCAGAATACCGTGCGGATTTCACATGGGTGCCAGATTCGGATAATGCCTTCTACAAAATGGATTTTGGTATTTACTATCAAGACCGTGAAAAAGACAACACACGTCGCTTCGCTTCAGCATGTAATGTTTACTGTGGATACAGTTTCGATATTCCTGATGAGCTACTTACTGTTTTCACTGCCGAAAACTACTTTGCTGGCGTACCTAACCAATGGTTGACGTACAACCCGGAA
The nucleotide sequence above comes from Alteromonas naphthalenivorans. Encoded proteins:
- the glpK gene encoding glycerol kinase GlpK; the protein is MGQYILAIDQGTTSSRSIIFAADGAIVAVAQQEFSQKYPQDGWVEHDPEEIWESVTTTMKQVFDKCSVSPEDIASIGITNQRETTLVWNKNTGKPVYPAIVWQDRRTSQQCRELDDDESLVAHITESTGLLLDPYFSATKLAWILDNVEGARAQAEAGELLFGTVDTFLIWRLTNGESHKTDATNASRTMLFDINTQCWDERLLDTFNIPKAMLPEVMDCADEFGVVSKDILGCAIPIQGVAGDQQATLVGQACFQKGMAKSTYGTGCFMILNTGDKPLQSKNRLLTTVGYRLNGKTTYALEGSIFMAGATVQWLRDGLKLIDDASETEALAQRARQDNGVFLVPAFTGLGAPYWDPDARGAILGLTRDTGISEIVAAGLQSVCYQTKDLQKAMESDGARPTTIRVDGGMSRNDWVMGFLSDILGAEVERPEITETTALGAAFLAGLQAGVFTSVDSLTECWKSDSIFTPRLSKEERDKAYDGWKNAVARIRCS
- a CDS encoding TonB-dependent receptor plug domain-containing protein; translated protein: MTHKINTSLLGPMAKRSLLGVAIATALHTPLVFAQEEATPSEDQVDVIEVKGFTSSLKASMLDKKASDVVYDGITAEDIGKFPDQNVAESLQRITGVAIDRSGGEGQFITVRGSAQNLTPYW